TCATGTATCAGACAACTTTTTACTCACTTTCTCTCAAAACAATTGTTTCAAATagaaacacacaattttaaatttacaaaacatgtttcggatgatcgacatccatcgtcagttgtgaatacaagtgaaCCGCTAGTCGGTGTTATATAAAGATAGCTAATAAAATGCATGagtactgattaaataacaacgtgaatgtgaggtaatagaaaatacaatgatgagaagacaatgggtattggacgaggaaaattacatttaaaattgtgtgtttctATTTGAAAGTTATTTCTTGTCTGCTATTAGTTcgaaagtttgaaaacaaatgtTACAGACTGTTACTCTTAAGTTACTTCGCTTTTAATAATGCTATCTTTGcacacagtgcaaaaaggaGGGCTGAGATCAATATTTTCAGGAAAGCCATTAACTACGTAGTAGTGAACGAATTGTCAGTAAGTCTGATTTCACATGAAGAGACCATGCTTTAGGGAATCCTCTTTCAGAGATTACCATTCTCTAACAATTAATGAGGAAATAGTTCCTCTGAGACTGTCAAATGATGTGATATTGGCATGTAGCATGCACAAATAAATTAACAGCCCTTTACAGAATCTCCCAGTAGAGGTGACCTTTGCACCAACTTGTAGCCAAATAAGAATCAAAACTTACAGTACCTTAACTTACAGTGACGAAgagaacaaataaaataatgattAATTTCTGAAGTACCATCATTTTACCAGCTCATACACACATGCATAGTAATTCCTGAGCATTTTTATGACTTGGAGATGTATGTTAATTTAACATGCAGTTCAACAGAACAGACAGATGGAAAAATAGCCCCCTTTGCAGACATTCTTTTGGCTTTTCTTCCCCCCTATGTCTAGCAAAAACTAGGTTGAGAAACAAGACAAGAGAATGACTGTGTAGGAGGGGACAAATGGAAATACagaattgcttttgtttttcatatcaAAATTTGTAATGACGTTAATGCTGATAGACTTTTTTTTTATAGTGCCCTTCAATTTTCTAGCTGAAAGTGGTATCAACTTGTGATAATTTGCTGCAAAATCCTAATGCCACACATTGCTCAGTCATTGTCAACTATTCTTCAAATtcaaattacaataattattattactagaaTGTTAACCACATTATTGAATGAATTTTTGTCTTGAAACGTGATTTTATAGTGGCATTACAGCATTTAAATCATGTACATCATACTTTGGCTACTAGTAAACGTGCACTTGCGACTCATAGATCCGATTTGAGCGAGAAATCATCAGTCTAAATGTACGCTGAGGATTGTTTAAGATCCTGTTGGCAAATTGTTTGCATATTAGGTTTTCTTGGCAAGGCACTTGCTTCTGATGGAATTGGTGAACACTTCCTTCCCTTTTTTCCATCCACAAATGTGATATAGTTTACATACCTGGTaaagcaataaaaataataacattgtTACACAAAATGGTGAGCTGAAAATCATAtgagttcagttcagttcagtttggTTTATTTGGCCACATTACATAATTATATTACATACAAATAGCAGAGCATTAACAAAGCTGACACATGGCAAAGGAGCCCAGAAGAAACAATAGGGTTTATTAGTACATGGACCCTCTtgttacaagaaaaaaatacataacAGAAAGAGCGACGATATTGTAGAATGGTCTGTTGTGACTTGTAAGGCAAGATTTCAGTCAATATCcacagcaaaacagacaagaTATTTCCATGGAGATAAAAGTGGAAACCAGAGAGACAAACATAATGAGAGACTGCTACTAACTAAAGGACACTTTTTACTGCACAAAGTCTTACAGAACACTTTGCAAGGTCAAGGTTgattgaaaaataaataatccACATGTGCTCAAGTTACTGCTCCTTTTGTGACCCATCTTTGTGTTAAGGTGTATCACTcaaatattgaaataaaattatcaCAGATCTCCATAAACTCTTTATTGATAGATTTTgtaaatagacctctttactgTTCTGTGCTCAGCTACtttgaatgaaagcgaggctggagttgacctcgCTTTGACGCAAACcacactgcttttcttatgtaaatagacacttgttagcattacaacaacatgatttacattagaaaaagcaatgaggtttgtatcaaagcaaggtaaACTCCAGcatcgcttttattcaaaggcctggtcactgagcacagaactgcaAAAATAAATGTTCTTAGATTTGTATCAATTAAGGTTGGTGTGATGTAAGTACTTACTTGTCAAGATAGTCGATAGTCAGCTTGTCAGGATACTTTTTGGCAAGTTTGACCCACTCGCTGCTTAAACTGTGCTTCCAAGAGTACAGTTCAACAGTCCATCCTCTTTCCAGTGCCATCACAGCACACCCAGGAAAACTTGTATCACATTCTGACTTGCCTTTCATACCATCCCCTGTTGCCAGTACCAACACTCCAGGAGAAAGTTCACACAAGGCCTGAAGATGAATGATGCATTAATAAAAGGTCTAGCAAATCCTACAGCAAGAGTGAAttcaataataaatattattatttccatggcttaagtcagggtggcttagtggttatcaaccgtgcctcccacctctgcaaCCCAGGCTCAACCCTGGCCTCGAGgttgtatgtgggctgagtttcagtcaatctcaatctgactctgagggtttttctccgggaactccggttttcctccctcatcaaaagtGACTCTAGATCAATAACATCTGGGCGGATAccctctggtatctctccctttcattgtattgaatgaataaagttggtattattattattattattattattattattaagtagtAAAAAGATTCCAAATTAATAGATTTAGCACCAAGAAGAAAGCACTGTCATTTCTGTCCATCCAGTCCCTGAGGTTATAGATTATTTCTCTACCCAATCAAAAGGTTTCAATTGATTCTTAATACCATGTCTCAACATTTGATTCTATTCAAGTCGAGTTGTTTGAAGCATTTGCAATACATATTTGTGCATCACTTTCTTTACTTGTGCTATACCAAAGAGTCACCTTATATATCCACAAGTGAAGCCCCTCGTCAACTCTTTGTTCATCTTTCCCTCTTCTGTCCTCCAGATCAACTATATAGCCCAAGCGTCtgattaaaagaagaaaacgtaATAATGTATCTTTAAAAATGGAAgtagtcaccaccccgtaaagTCTGCCTCCTAATTTTCCCTTAGTGCACCAAGTCATTGCATTAAAGTACTAAAGCCACGTTTACATTAGGTCTCGATTgtgatcgaattataatcgaattaaatatgaaatgggttcacatcaactactTACAGTCCCTGATAACTGGATTATAATTACAagggggttgtttgaagtaattacagtgcgtaattgaacagaatggcgaacacgTGGTGGTGTGAGTagacgaaacttctaatcgctcTATGGAGTgaagatttggatttgtcaTCTTCTGTTCTcagaagctatccttggttctctccttgccTCAAGCATGGTGATGATGGTCATGGCAGCAACACGATACGgtgccattttgtctcacactgcgatGTTTCCCTATTGTATTggaattttcgcagatgtgaacagaaccataattcttaaaattgaatggagtatgatagcctgaattATACTTCCATTGATCATAAttaacgttgagtgtgaacacaGCTTAAGTCTTGTACCTTAAAAGTAataactataattattattgtttatatcATTTTTGACAAGCATAGTAAGCTCTAAAAGAGCTCAACTCTTTCCACCTTAGTTACCTGTAAACGTCCCAAACATGCTCAGTAGCAGGAGGACTAGATCCACTGGCAAACCCTCTCGTCTTGggtctttctttttcaagaatCTTAACAAGATTCTGCAACTTGACTCTCACATGCCGTTTGCGATCCCCGACGTTGATCATGCTAGCACATTCTTGTGCACCTATAAAAATATTGCTGTTGTCTATGGCAACAATAATTATGTCCTCAGAGGGTGAAGACGGGGGAATGTCTATTGATTCTGCGTGTACTTCTTGATCAGACAAATATGATGGCAGTTCCAATGTTTGAGAACATGAAAACGACAAAGCCTCATCGGAAACGTCAAAAGGTTGACACATTGGAGTTGTGAGGTCACTGGTTAGTGGCGTATGTATTAAACCATCAtcactttcacaaaattgttctgGATTCTTGTATATGTGACTTTGTGCTCCTTCTCTGTGTTTTCTACTCTTGTCATTCCTCAAAGAGACCACATCGACATTATTAATTAATGGTGGTTTGAGGATATTTTGTGGATGCCCATTTTCTAAGCTTTCATCTTGTCTATGCAATGAAAGAGGAtttatgctgatgacacttTGAAGCCCTTGAATATGCTCTGTACTTCCAAAGTCATTCATGGATAGAATGCCACTTCTCTCTGCTGTACAATGTGTGTCAAGCTGTCCTGTGGGTATCTGAAGACTCCTTTTATTTTCGTGTAGACAACCCTGCCTCTTATCACAGACTGAAAGAAAATCTTCAAGTGCAAGAGTGTCCTCTTCAATGTGATCTTTGCATTTAACAACTGGTAATATTTCAAAGTACCGTGTCTCTGCATCATCCACTGTAGGAACTTTCAACAAACAAGGCATGTTTTCTTGATTGAGCAAAATATTTTTATAGCCACATGGCATTTCCTTCATTGATGTCAAGTCATTGTATTCATCCTTGGTTCCTGCTGTTTCATACTGTGGTAACACAAATTCTGAACCCTCAGATAGgtcaatattttgaaaatacCTAAAAAGCAAATCATAAATATTAACTATAAATATTATGTTATGTGAGTTTTATCGTTGGCTGAGGAACGAATAAAGTGGAAAATGTTCTTCTCACACACAGCTGGAAGAATGGTGTCCAGTGTGTGGGGGACACATAATTCAGGTCACATAATTTGtttgatttgaattgggtacaacattgagtttaTAGCTGAACAATTGACCATTtttgaattctcacggctggactgggtCTAGCATGAAATTGAGACTAATGcaggcaaatcttttcacacacaaattaatttgcccgcgttagcctccatttcatgctagatccagtccagccgtgataattcaaaatggtctattgatgAAACACTCCCAATGTTCTAAAATACTCAAGCTAGAGTGAACTTGAATTGTCTTTAATACTTAATCAAATTTGATGTATTTCTATGACAAgtgttaaaatgaaaaacagttttattacCTCCatgtaaaaataaatgaaatggcCAGTATTCCTGCTATCATTCCAAGAATGAACGTATATGTGGGCACAACAATAGTCTGGAATATGCTAACACCAGATTGAAGAGCCATAGTTGTAGTATTGTCACctaaaaaaacattattttaattctAGCTTATCAACAGGCTTAGCACGAAATACcagaaaatttccaaaaaatgaaaaacctgAGTCGGAAATACCCGTACttcaaaaatt
The genomic region above belongs to Montipora capricornis isolate CH-2021 chromosome 5, ASM3666992v2, whole genome shotgun sequence and contains:
- the LOC138049891 gene encoding uncharacterized protein isoform X2; this encodes MALQSGVSIFQTIVVPTYTFILGMIAGILAISFIFTWRYFQNIDLSEGSEFVLPQYETAGTKDEYNDLTSMKEMPCGYKNILLNQENMPCLLKVPTVDDAETRYFEILPVVKCKDHIEEDTLALEDFLSVCDKRQGCLHENKRSLQIPTGQLDTHCTAERSGILSMNDFGSTEHIQGLQSVISINPLSLHRQDESLENGHPQNILKPPLINNVDVVSLRNDKSRKHREGAQSHIYKNPEQFCESDDGLIHTPLTSDLTTPMCQPFDVSDEALSFSCSQTLELPSYLSDQEVHAESIDIPPSSPSEDIIIVAIDNSNIFIGAQECASMINVGDRKRHVRVKLQNLVKILEKERPKTRGFASGSSPPATEHVWDVYRRLGYIVDLEDRRGKDEQRVDEGLHLWIYKALCELSPGVLVLATGDGMKGKSECDTSFPGCAVMALERGWTVELYSWKHSLSSEWVKLAKKYPDKLTIDYLDKYVNYITFVDGKKGRKCSPIPSEASALPRKPNMQTICQQDLKQSSAYI
- the LOC138049891 gene encoding uncharacterized protein isoform X1, with translation MFLLSLFIIFFVEPDKTSGVRSPERPVVPNVTALSSTEVRITWCRVNSNKVEIDHYELYIDTQLEYSGVDVIYIAKRLKPWSWYEVKLRACGFSPGSCSPFSRPALVKTMQDGDNTTTMALQSGVSIFQTIVVPTYTFILGMIAGILAISFIFTWRYFQNIDLSEGSEFVLPQYETAGTKDEYNDLTSMKEMPCGYKNILLNQENMPCLLKVPTVDDAETRYFEILPVVKCKDHIEEDTLALEDFLSVCDKRQGCLHENKRSLQIPTGQLDTHCTAERSGILSMNDFGSTEHIQGLQSVISINPLSLHRQDESLENGHPQNILKPPLINNVDVVSLRNDKSRKHREGAQSHIYKNPEQFCESDDGLIHTPLTSDLTTPMCQPFDVSDEALSFSCSQTLELPSYLSDQEVHAESIDIPPSSPSEDIIIVAIDNSNIFIGAQECASMINVGDRKRHVRVKLQNLVKILEKERPKTRGFASGSSPPATEHVWDVYRRLGYIVDLEDRRGKDEQRVDEGLHLWIYKALCELSPGVLVLATGDGMKGKSECDTSFPGCAVMALERGWTVELYSWKHSLSSEWVKLAKKYPDKLTIDYLDKYVNYITFVDGKKGRKCSPIPSEASALPRKPNMQTICQQDLKQSSAYI